A portion of the Juglans microcarpa x Juglans regia isolate MS1-56 chromosome 1D, Jm3101_v1.0, whole genome shotgun sequence genome contains these proteins:
- the LOC121258018 gene encoding uncharacterized mitochondrial protein AtMg00310-like, whose translation MNVFLLPKNLCHKLNSLISNFWWGTQDKVAKIHWKGWESMCKNKIVRGLGLRDLVAFNSALLAKQVWRILNNPSTLAAKILKVVCFPNSSILNANAGLRPSYIWKSIHSAINTVKEGMIWRIANGEEVKIWQDKWIPTSESSKIMSPVNTLSSDAKVAELINLTTRWLNLQMLTQIFWEVDRQ comes from the coding sequence ATGAATGTGTTTCTGCTGCCTAAGAATTTATGCCATAAACTGAACTCACTGATTTCGAATTTCTGGTGGGGTACCCAAGACAAAGTTGCCAAGATCCATTGGAAAGGGTGGGAAAGCATGTGTAAAAATAAGATAGTTAGAGGACTTGGTTTAAGAGATCTAGTGGCTTTCAACTCTGCTCTATTAGCAAAGCAAGTTTGGAGAATCCTCAATAATCCTTCGACCCTAGCAGCAAAAATTCTCAAGGTTGTTTGCTTCCCAAATAGCTCtattttgaatgcaaatgctGGTTTAAGACCTTCTTATATTTGGAAAAGCATCCATTCAGCTATTAACACTGTTAAAGAGGGTATGATATGGAGAATTGCTAATGGTGAAGAGGTTAAGATATGGCAAGATAAGTGGATTCCAACTAGTGAATCTAGCAAGATTATGTCTCCTGTAAACACTCTATCATCAGATGCAAAGGTTGCTGAGCTCATTAATCTTACTACTAGGTGGTTGAATCTGCAAATGCTTACACAGATTTTCTGGGAAGTAGATAGGCAATAG
- the LOC121246521 gene encoding shaggy-related protein kinase epsilon-like, with amino-acid sequence MNVMRRLKSFASGRTSISSDPGGDSGTKRAKFDRETERLDNEEANRVVRHATGLEQHMASTSLETAESISDVSDISSMAGIEKSGYDQLPKEMHEMRIRDEKSNTHDEKDMEAAVVNGNGTETGQIIATTVAGQNGQPKQTISYMAERVVGTGSFGVVFQAKCLETGEAVAIKKVLQDKRFKNRELQIMRTLDHPNVVQLKHCFFSTTEKDELYLNLVLEYISETVYRVSKHHIRMNQSMPIIYVQLYAYQICRALNYLHHVVGVCHRDIKPQNLLVNPRTHQLKICDFGSAKMLVPGEPNISYICSRYYRAPELIFGATEYTTAIDMWSVGCVLAELLLGQPLFPGESGVDQLVEIIKILGTPTREEIKCMNPNYNEFKFPQIKAHPWHKIFHKRMPPEAVDLVSRLLQYSPSLRCTALEACGHPFFDDLRDPNACLPNGRALPPLFNFTAQELTGASAELRHRLIPEHARQ; translated from the exons ATGAATGTGATGCGCCGCCTAAAAAGTTTTGCTTCGGGTCGCACTTCTATTTCATCAGATCCt GGTGGCGATTCTGGCACAAAGAGAGCAAAGTTTGATCGAGAGACTGAGCGCTTGGATAATGAGGAGGCAAATAGAGTAGTGAGACATGCCACGGGTCTGGAGCAGCATATGGCTTCTACATCTCTGGAAACTGCTGAAAGCATATCTGATGTATCTGATATATCTTCAATGGCTGGAATAGAGAAATCTGGTTATGATCAGCTTCCTAAAGAAATGCATGAAATGAGAATTAGAGATGAGAAATCCAACACTCATGATGAAAAg GATATGGAAGCTGCTGTTGTGAATGGTAATGGAACAGAAACTGGTCAGATCATTGCAACTACAGTAGCTGGTCAAAATGGACAACCAAAACAG ACAATCTCATACATGGCAGAGCGTGTGGTTGGGACTGGTTCATTTGGCGTTGTCTTTCAG GCTAAGTGCCTGGAAACAGGAGAAGCAGTTGCAATAAAGAAGGTGCTACAGGATAAGAGATTTAAGAATAGAGAACTTCAGATCATGCGCACCCTTGACCATCCTAATGTCGTTCAACTAAAACACTGTTTCTTTTCAACCACGGAAAAAGATGAGTTGTACCTTAACCTTGTCCTGGAGTATATCTCTGAAACTGTCTACCGAGTTTCAAAGCACCATATCCGCATGAACCAAAGCATGCCCATTATCTATGTACAGCTTTATGCATACCAG ATTTGTCGTGCACTAAATTACCTGCACCATGTTGTTGGAGTGTGTCACCGTGACATTAAGCCACAGAATCTACTG GTGAATCCCCGCACTCATCAGTTAAAGATATGTGATTTTGGCAGTGCAAAGATGCTG gtGCCAGGTGAACccaacatatcatatatatgctcTCGATATTATAGGGCACCAGAACTTATATTTGGGGCCACAGAATACACAACTGCAATTGACATGTGGTCAGTTGGTTGTGTCCTTGCTGAGCTTCTTCTAGGACAG CCACTGTTTCCTGGTGAAAGTGGTGTTGATCAGCTGGTTGAGATCATTAAG ATTCTGGGCACACCAACCAGAGAAGAGATCAAGTGCATGAATCCGAATTATAATGAGTTTAAGTTCCCTCAGATCAAAGCTCACCCGTGGCACAAG ATTTTTCACAAGCGAATGCCCCCTGAAGCAGTGGATCTTGTGTCAAGGTTGCTCCAGTATTCACCAAGTCTACGTTGCACTGCT TTGGAGGCTTGTGGGCACCCCTTCTTTGATGACCTAAGGGACCCAAATGCATGCTTGCCTAATGGGAGAGCACTACCTCCTTTGTTCAATTTCACAGCTCAAG AATTGACTGGAGCATCTGCTGAACTACGTCATCGTCTCATACCTGAGCATGCAAGGCAGTAG